The proteins below come from a single Desulfitobacterium metallireducens DSM 15288 genomic window:
- the ftsH gene encoding ATP-dependent zinc metalloprotease FtsH, whose protein sequence is MMNDPIKPKKPQKPKKPLIVYYAITMLILFALNAFVFPSFLKQQITKVDYSTFLSQVEKGAVSQVEINDNQINFFANDESGTKKAYTTGKVSDPELVNRLLDKGVQFSQVFPQETSPIMSFFLTWILPIVIFFGIGQLLTSQIQKKMGGGMSPMSFGKSKAKIYVEAQTGKTFADVAGQDEAKEALMEIVDFLHNPAKYTAIGANLPKGALLVGPPGTGKTLLAKSVAGEAKVPFFSISGSEFVEMFVGMGAAKVRDLFQQANEKAPCIVFIDEIDTIGKKRGNGNFGGNDEREQTLNQLLTEMDGFDGRKGVVILAATNRPESLDAALLRPGRFDRRIPVELPDLAGREAILKVHAKIVKMEETIDYNAIARATSGASGADLANIINEGALRAVKLGRTRVNQSDLEESVEVVIAGYQRKGAVISQKEKEIIAYHEIGHALVAAKQTDSAPVHKITIIPRTSGALGYTMQVDESERVLMSKEEAFNKITTFTGGRAAEELIFNTFTSGASNDIEQATKIARSMVTRLGMSKNFDMMALETVNNPYLGGDTSLNCSSETATKIDDEVLSLIKYAHEKAIGILNANMDKLHELARYLLEKETITGEEFMTILSR, encoded by the coding sequence ATGATGAATGACCCGATCAAACCTAAAAAGCCTCAAAAACCTAAAAAGCCCTTGATTGTTTATTACGCAATCACAATGCTAATTCTCTTTGCACTCAATGCTTTTGTTTTCCCCTCATTTTTAAAGCAACAGATCACTAAAGTAGATTATAGTACCTTTCTATCGCAAGTCGAAAAGGGTGCGGTCAGTCAGGTAGAAATCAATGATAATCAGATCAATTTCTTTGCCAATGACGAATCCGGAACGAAAAAGGCCTATACGACAGGTAAGGTTAGCGACCCAGAGCTGGTCAATCGTTTACTTGACAAAGGGGTGCAGTTTTCTCAGGTCTTTCCTCAAGAGACTTCCCCCATCATGAGTTTTTTCTTAACTTGGATTTTGCCTATTGTGATCTTTTTCGGAATCGGGCAATTACTCACGAGTCAGATCCAAAAGAAAATGGGGGGCGGCATGTCTCCGATGTCCTTCGGCAAGAGTAAAGCCAAAATCTACGTTGAGGCGCAAACGGGTAAAACCTTTGCAGACGTTGCCGGACAAGATGAAGCGAAAGAAGCCCTGATGGAGATTGTCGATTTTCTGCATAATCCTGCCAAATACACTGCGATTGGCGCTAATCTGCCTAAGGGTGCTCTGCTCGTTGGGCCTCCAGGAACAGGGAAAACCTTACTCGCAAAATCTGTAGCGGGAGAAGCGAAGGTTCCCTTCTTCTCCATCTCAGGCTCTGAATTTGTCGAGATGTTTGTTGGAATGGGCGCCGCTAAAGTCCGCGATTTATTTCAACAAGCCAATGAAAAGGCTCCCTGTATTGTCTTCATTGATGAAATTGATACAATTGGGAAAAAGCGGGGTAATGGCAATTTCGGCGGTAACGATGAACGTGAGCAGACCCTTAATCAGTTGCTCACTGAAATGGATGGTTTTGACGGAAGAAAGGGAGTTGTTATCCTTGCTGCTACAAACCGACCTGAATCCTTGGATGCGGCGCTCCTACGCCCAGGCCGATTTGACCGCCGGATCCCCGTTGAACTTCCAGACTTAGCTGGCCGGGAGGCTATTTTAAAAGTACATGCCAAGATCGTTAAGATGGAAGAAACGATTGATTACAACGCTATCGCACGAGCAACCTCGGGGGCTTCAGGTGCAGATTTAGCTAACATTATCAACGAAGGCGCTCTGCGCGCTGTCAAATTGGGCAGGACTCGTGTCAACCAAAGTGATTTAGAAGAATCGGTTGAAGTGGTTATCGCGGGTTACCAACGCAAAGGGGCTGTGATTTCCCAAAAAGAAAAGGAAATTATTGCCTATCACGAAATTGGGCATGCCTTAGTTGCAGCTAAGCAGACCGATTCAGCTCCCGTCCATAAAATTACGATTATCCCAAGAACCTCAGGCGCACTTGGCTATACCATGCAAGTGGATGAAAGCGAACGTGTCCTGATGAGCAAGGAAGAAGCGTTTAATAAAATCACGACCTTTACAGGGGGACGCGCGGCAGAGGAATTGATCTTCAATACCTTTACCTCAGGCGCTTCCAATGACATCGAACAAGCAACGAAGATTGCACGATCGATGGTCACTCGTCTCGGCATGAGCAAAAACTTTGATATGATGGCACTGGAGACAGTAAACAATCCCTATCTTGGTGGAGATACTTCTCTCAACTGTTCCTCAGAAACGGCAACCAAGATTGATGATGAGGTTCTATCCCTTATTAAGTATGCCCACGAGAAAGCCATCGGTATCCTGAACGCTAATATGGATAAGCTGCACGAGCTTGCACGCTATTTGTTGGAAAAAGAGACGATAACCGGAGAAGAATTTATGACTATTCTTTCGCGTTAG
- a CDS encoding MGDG synthase family glycosyltransferase, with protein MKAIIITTPLGNGHNSVAQALSTYLTKQHVENIVLDLYENIQPMLKDIISKGYYLSMKSMTLVKDFASDIYDLNEKRDMTSEYSLNRVQNIMLASKLNKVIDEYNPDLIICTQVYAAQVVDVLKEKGKVSATAVGIITDFTVQSYWEDVEHFEYIVVGSELLSFQLKKRNIQPERVLPFGIPIADKFALQRSKTQACSLLNLSDHTKNVLIMGGGMGFGNIDKYIEEIDKSVLDLQMIVVCGSNKSLYKKLQGKSTRKKMVVLGYINYVDILMDASDCILSKPGGITTSETLAKGLPMIMIDQLPGVEDRNVEFLLNNGAALFVTKTFSIDEALHVLLESSQRQRTIKATIKTLAKPDSTQHLCDFLIDKISYQQHAKLAKGDLQ; from the coding sequence ATGAAAGCGATTATTATTACGACTCCGCTGGGAAACGGACATAATTCGGTTGCGCAAGCGCTATCCACCTATTTAACAAAGCAGCATGTTGAAAATATCGTTCTCGATTTATATGAAAATATTCAGCCTATGCTCAAGGATATTATTTCCAAGGGCTACTATCTTTCCATGAAATCAATGACTCTCGTAAAAGACTTTGCCTCAGATATTTACGACCTGAATGAAAAACGCGATATGACCTCGGAGTACTCACTGAACCGCGTTCAAAACATCATGCTCGCTTCCAAACTGAATAAAGTCATTGATGAGTACAATCCTGATCTGATCATTTGTACCCAAGTTTATGCGGCTCAAGTTGTCGACGTCTTGAAGGAAAAAGGGAAAGTGTCAGCTACCGCAGTGGGCATCATCACTGACTTTACAGTTCAATCCTATTGGGAGGATGTCGAGCACTTTGAATATATCGTAGTTGGAAGTGAGCTATTAAGCTTCCAGCTCAAAAAGCGCAACATTCAACCAGAGCGAGTTTTGCCCTTCGGAATCCCGATCGCCGACAAATTCGCACTTCAAAGGAGCAAAACGCAAGCTTGCTCCCTGCTCAATCTCAGTGATCACACTAAGAATGTCCTAATTATGGGCGGCGGTATGGGCTTTGGCAATATCGATAAATATATTGAGGAAATCGATAAAAGCGTTTTGGACCTGCAGATGATCGTCGTCTGCGGAAGCAATAAAAGCTTATATAAAAAGCTTCAAGGAAAATCCACCCGTAAAAAGATGGTCGTCCTTGGTTACATCAATTATGTAGATATCCTCATGGATGCCAGCGATTGTATTCTGTCCAAACCGGGCGGGATTACAACCTCTGAAACATTAGCCAAAGGGTTACCAATGATTATGATTGACCAGCTTCCCGGCGTGGAAGATCGCAACGTTGAATTCTTGCTTAACAATGGAGCCGCTCTTTTCGTGACGAAGACTTTTTCGATCGATGAGGCATTGCATGTTCTGTTGGAATCCTCACAGCGGCAACGAACGATTAAAGCCACTATAAAAACCTTAGCTAAACCCGATTCTACCCAGCATTTATGTGATTTCTTGATTGATAAAATATCCTATCAGCAACATGCCAAATTGGCCAAAGGAGACCTCCAATGA
- a CDS encoding BRcat domain-containing protein: protein MNWFKQFMAGRYGVDPLSIALLIAYLPVTLIAQLSNLKILNLLALAILFVSYFRIFSRNIPKRSQENQKFLLKWYPVKNWLTLKIYRIKDRKIHRYFKCPNCEQNVRVPKGKGKIRITCPKCKKSFVKRT from the coding sequence ATGAATTGGTTTAAACAATTTATGGCAGGGAGATATGGAGTAGACCCATTATCTATTGCCTTACTGATTGCTTATCTACCCGTAACTTTAATCGCACAACTTTCAAATCTAAAGATACTTAATCTGCTTGCATTAGCTATTCTCTTCGTAAGCTACTTTAGAATCTTCTCACGCAATATTCCAAAACGCAGCCAAGAAAACCAGAAATTTTTACTCAAGTGGTATCCGGTAAAAAATTGGCTCACTCTCAAAATTTACCGAATTAAGGACAGAAAAATACATCGCTATTTCAAATGTCCAAACTGTGAACAAAACGTACGTGTGCCTAAAGGTAAAGGAAAAATCCGCATTACCTGTCCCAAATGCAAAAAGAGCTTTGTCAAAAGGACTTAG
- a CDS encoding FUSC family protein, whose protein sequence is MKFGWRIVKTGVAVCLCVFIAQLLHMEYPFYSAIATVIALQATMADSFKQGVNRLKGTFVGAVFGYLFALVAINNPLWIGLGIIVTFAVLNYMRWNASMQIASVVFIAITLNIMGEPLNYAFNRFIDTALGISIAFMVNWLIFPPKYKEQVENTFDEARDQVIKIYRHVFRAVLDSEKTVRKESIQNLNDTISHAKKLVTLSGKENLRGKTDETFRLSYVEPLKRLERMSFAVEQILALRKGWIRPFSAELERDLTKLLSESFYLLSLIMDPKASVAPSIYLETTEHITLIHNRIETDPSYSGSNKGYLLELLHWVEEITKGASGCLRID, encoded by the coding sequence ATGAAATTTGGCTGGCGCATTGTAAAAACGGGAGTAGCAGTCTGTTTATGTGTTTTTATAGCCCAACTTCTGCATATGGAATATCCCTTCTACTCAGCAATTGCAACAGTGATTGCTTTACAAGCCACGATGGCGGATTCGTTTAAGCAGGGTGTGAATCGATTAAAAGGGACTTTCGTGGGAGCAGTGTTTGGCTATCTTTTTGCTTTAGTGGCGATAAATAATCCGTTATGGATAGGGCTTGGAATTATCGTCACCTTTGCGGTGCTCAACTATATGCGCTGGAATGCATCCATGCAAATCGCAAGTGTTGTTTTTATTGCCATTACGCTTAACATCATGGGAGAACCTTTGAATTACGCTTTCAATCGCTTCATCGATACCGCTCTCGGTATTTCGATTGCCTTTATGGTGAATTGGCTCATTTTCCCTCCAAAGTACAAAGAACAGGTGGAAAACACCTTTGATGAGGCACGGGATCAGGTGATAAAAATATATAGACATGTTTTCCGAGCAGTGCTCGATTCCGAAAAAACGGTGAGAAAAGAGTCTATCCAAAATTTAAACGATACGATAAGCCATGCGAAAAAGCTGGTGACTCTTTCTGGAAAAGAGAATCTACGGGGAAAAACGGATGAAACGTTTCGATTATCTTATGTCGAGCCGTTGAAGCGGTTAGAACGAATGAGCTTTGCGGTTGAGCAAATCCTAGCGCTTCGTAAAGGATGGATAAGGCCTTTTTCAGCTGAACTGGAGCGCGATCTGACAAAGCTCTTGTCGGAAAGCTTTTATTTACTCTCGTTAATTATGGATCCCAAGGCTTCAGTAGCCCCCTCGATTTATCTTGAGACGACGGAACATATCACATTGATTCATAATCGTATTGAAACCGATCCCAGTTATTCAGGCTCTAATAAAGGGTATTTGTTAGAATTACTCCATTGGGTTGAAGAAATTACAAAAGGAGCAAGCGGGTGTTTGCGTATAGACTAG
- a CDS encoding 7-carboxy-7-deazaguanine synthase QueE — protein sequence MSIQYPIIESFTSIQGEGMHMGKGATFIRVAGCNLRCRWCDTSYSFDPSKARLMSAQEIVDEIPMPHQHIVITGGEPTLYDLGPLVYELHKLGKYVAIETNGTNPIPVEWGIDWVTASPKPGSGFALACSADELKYVVDDEFSIEYITDHEMIEGRIFLQVESGRPESAQKAYDLIQRFPERRLRLGIQLHKFLNVR from the coding sequence ATGAGCATACAATATCCGATCATTGAAAGCTTTACAAGCATTCAAGGCGAGGGGATGCATATGGGAAAAGGAGCAACCTTCATTCGGGTCGCGGGTTGCAATCTGCGTTGTCGGTGGTGTGATACCTCTTATTCCTTTGATCCCTCGAAAGCACGCTTGATGAGTGCCCAAGAGATCGTGGACGAAATTCCAATGCCCCATCAGCATATCGTGATCACTGGGGGAGAACCTACTCTCTATGATCTCGGGCCCTTAGTTTATGAACTCCATAAGTTGGGTAAATATGTCGCGATTGAAACCAACGGCACCAACCCAATCCCGGTTGAATGGGGAATTGATTGGGTTACGGCATCTCCTAAACCTGGGAGTGGGTTCGCCTTAGCGTGTTCTGCGGATGAATTGAAGTATGTCGTGGATGATGAATTTAGCATCGAGTACATAACGGATCATGAAATGATTGAGGGAAGGATCTTCCTTCAGGTCGAAAGTGGACGACCTGAGTCCGCTCAAAAAGCTTATGATTTAATTCAGCGTTTTCCAGAACGTCGGCTACGGTTGGGAATACAATTGCATAAATTTCTGAATGTGAGATGA
- the queD gene encoding 6-carboxytetrahydropterin synthase QueD: MTGAVIKITKSFTFDAAHFLPNHKGKCSSMHGHTYRLEVTVLRENGKLIERGSDEGMVIDFSDLKAIVKAEIIDKVDHKLLNEVFPFRTTAENMAAHIFSVLTDKFQPLGVKVEKIKLYETPDSYAEVERA, translated from the coding sequence ATGACAGGCGCAGTAATAAAAATAACCAAGAGCTTTACCTTTGATGCAGCCCATTTTTTACCCAATCACAAGGGTAAGTGTTCTTCCATGCACGGCCATACCTATCGCTTGGAAGTCACAGTACTTCGCGAGAATGGGAAATTGATTGAGCGTGGTTCAGATGAGGGCATGGTTATTGATTTTTCCGATCTTAAAGCCATTGTAAAAGCTGAAATAATAGATAAAGTGGACCATAAACTGCTCAATGAAGTATTCCCTTTTCGGACTACTGCAGAGAATATGGCAGCCCATATTTTTAGTGTTTTAACTGATAAATTCCAACCGCTGGGTGTTAAAGTCGAAAAGATCAAGTTATATGAGACTCCAGACTCTTATGCGGAAGTAGAGCGGGCATGA
- a CDS encoding APC family permease, protein MISSIKRFFIGHPLKSTELGEQKLNKKKALAILSSDALSSVAYGPEQILIVLVTIGAAAFWYSIPIAIGVLILLAALILSYQQIIYAYPHGGGAYVVSKNNLGINPGLIAGGSLLVDYILTVAVSVSAGTDALTSAFPILRAHTVAIAILFVLFITVLNLRGIRESASILAYPVYLFVVAIFILIGVGLYNIVTGQVPAELHTPIGAPVAGISLFLLLRAFASGSSALTGVEAISNAIPNFKDPAPNNAAKTLMAMGILLALLFSGIVFLAYYYGISPRGDVTVVSQIAEKTFGRNFMYYFIQGTTALILTLAANTGYSAFPLLAVNLANDKFIPRMFTIRGDRLGYSNGIMALGFASIVLIIAFKGQTGHLIPLYAVGVFIPFTLSQTGMMVKWMREKPQGWLSKFIINTTGALISFIVMSIFFLTKFTQVWPVLIFLPLIILTFHRIHKHYLAVADQLRVSPSEPTMPIEGNVIIIPVAGITRVVENSLNYAKSLSAKNIIAVYVSFDREDEKRFDEKWANWNTGIRLVTLLSLHRSLILPLTKFIDTIEHKANESNHQVTVLIPEFIPKKGWHNILHNQSSLLIRAYLLYRRNVVITTVPYHLKK, encoded by the coding sequence ATGATATCTTCAATAAAACGCTTTTTTATTGGACATCCTTTAAAGTCAACAGAGCTAGGAGAACAGAAACTGAATAAAAAGAAGGCTTTAGCCATTCTTTCTTCGGATGCGTTATCCTCTGTTGCCTATGGTCCAGAGCAAATCTTGATTGTCCTTGTGACAATTGGTGCAGCAGCTTTTTGGTATTCCATTCCAATAGCAATTGGAGTTTTAATTCTCTTAGCGGCTCTTATATTATCTTATCAGCAAATTATTTATGCTTATCCACATGGGGGTGGAGCATATGTGGTATCAAAGAATAACTTAGGTATTAATCCGGGGCTAATAGCTGGGGGATCCCTGTTAGTGGACTACATTTTAACTGTGGCTGTTAGTGTGTCTGCAGGCACAGATGCTCTCACATCGGCATTTCCGATCTTACGTGCGCATACGGTAGCTATCGCTATTTTGTTTGTCCTTTTTATTACAGTTCTAAATTTGCGAGGAATAAGAGAGTCAGCTTCGATTTTAGCATATCCTGTTTATTTATTTGTTGTTGCCATATTTATATTAATTGGCGTAGGGCTGTACAATATTGTAACCGGCCAAGTTCCGGCTGAATTACATACCCCAATCGGAGCACCTGTGGCAGGAATAAGTTTGTTTTTACTTCTAAGAGCTTTTGCTTCGGGGAGTTCTGCATTAACAGGAGTAGAAGCGATATCCAATGCAATCCCTAATTTTAAAGATCCTGCCCCTAATAATGCGGCTAAAACATTAATGGCCATGGGAATTTTACTTGCCCTGTTATTTTCCGGAATCGTATTTTTAGCCTATTATTATGGTATTTCCCCTAGGGGAGATGTAACCGTTGTTTCTCAGATCGCTGAGAAGACCTTCGGACGGAATTTTATGTATTATTTTATTCAAGGAACGACAGCACTTATATTAACTTTAGCCGCGAATACGGGATATTCAGCTTTTCCTCTACTTGCGGTTAATCTTGCCAACGATAAATTTATACCTAGAATGTTTACCATTCGAGGAGACCGTCTTGGATACTCGAATGGAATTATGGCCCTTGGATTTGCATCAATAGTCTTGATTATTGCTTTCAAAGGACAAACAGGGCATCTTATTCCCCTTTACGCAGTGGGTGTATTTATCCCCTTTACTTTGTCCCAAACGGGAATGATGGTTAAATGGATGCGCGAAAAACCTCAGGGGTGGCTTTCCAAGTTTATTATTAATACAACGGGTGCCCTTATTAGCTTCATCGTTATGAGTATCTTCTTTTTAACTAAATTCACACAGGTTTGGCCTGTTTTGATTTTTTTACCGCTCATTATTTTGACGTTCCACAGAATTCACAAGCACTACCTAGCGGTAGCTGATCAACTGCGGGTTTCACCGAGTGAACCAACAATGCCTATCGAAGGAAATGTAATCATTATACCTGTTGCGGGGATTACCCGCGTTGTTGAAAATTCTTTAAACTATGCTAAATCGCTATCGGCTAAAAACATTATTGCTGTTTATGTCTCTTTCGATAGGGAAGATGAAAAAAGGTTTGACGAAAAATGGGCAAACTGGAATACGGGTATTCGATTAGTCACGTTGTTATCACTTCACCGAAGCCTTATTTTACCTCTAACCAAATTTATTGATACCATTGAACATAAAGCGAATGAATCGAACCATCAAGTTACGGTTCTTATTCCGGAATTTATTCCGAAAAAAGGATGGCACAATATTCTTCATAACCAATCCAGCCTATTGATTCGTGCTTACTTACTTTATAGGAGAAATGTAGTCATCACTACGGTACCGTACCATCTCAAGAAATAA
- a CDS encoding response regulator, producing MAIRLLLVDDHEIVRMGLRAVLSDVNDLEIVGEAGTAEECIEKTREVQPDVILMDVRLPVRSGIEACREVLAERSDIKVIMLTSYADEDAIVASILAGAQGFVMKEVSSDALSKAIMTVASGGTILDSVLTRNVLEKLQHNDSPKLQKEHLTERECEILILIGQGFTNREIARSTFLSENTVRNYVSSILHKLGFKNRSQATVYALEQKHKGY from the coding sequence ATGGCAATTCGCTTGCTATTAGTAGATGATCATGAGATTGTTCGAATGGGCTTACGTGCAGTTTTATCCGATGTCAATGATTTAGAGATTGTTGGAGAAGCGGGAACAGCGGAAGAATGTATAGAGAAAACTCGGGAAGTTCAACCCGATGTGATTCTCATGGATGTCAGGCTGCCCGTCCGCTCAGGAATTGAGGCATGCCGAGAGGTTCTTGCTGAACGTTCAGATATTAAAGTGATTATGTTAACCTCCTATGCTGATGAAGATGCAATTGTTGCCTCGATTTTAGCTGGGGCCCAGGGCTTCGTTATGAAGGAAGTAAGCAGTGACGCCCTTTCCAAAGCCATTATGACAGTAGCCTCAGGGGGAACGATCTTGGATTCGGTTCTGACCCGAAATGTTTTAGAGAAACTCCAGCATAACGACTCTCCTAAACTTCAGAAAGAGCACCTGACGGAACGAGAATGTGAAATTCTCATTTTGATTGGACAAGGTTTTACCAATAGAGAAATTGCCCGGAGCACTTTTCTAAGTGAAAATACAGTTCGAAATTATGTCTCAAGTATTCTTCATAAACTGGGGTTTAAGAATCGTTCTCAGGCCACAGTTTATGCCTTGGAGCAGAAACATAAAGGATATTAA
- a CDS encoding sensor histidine kinase, with the protein MFDYNTLIQNNFYFFYGLIYFSSGLGIMIQHRKKYPFRFAKDLWLMGIYALIHATSEWSYTFIPLQASHFSPQLQQLLELVPLLLESSSFIFLYIFSFRLLFSRRFLRAIVIPIGIFLFWCMIVGILLAQGVIPAEVLSYSQESSHYMLLFPASILTSLALYREGKAQGKRLPHKIITSLNELSGVFLFLAVLTFVMVDPGPFFPANLINSEVFYNSTHIPFELSQGLVGTSIMIVTLKLLRQFNSTTDRILAQAEEDAMRFSERERISQDLHDGVIQTLYATGMMLEATVRKLDQESPIREQLNFCIKSLNTSLLDLRHYIMGLKSEDISRMPLKTVFENIFSEIKAKNRIQVEFSFVGDICLQLTPNRQNHLYYVLKELLNNIEKHTDANKIHLKLEEEETDLVLSLWDNGQSNENPLQKFWVKQEGQCCCQGSGMGLRNIRERVTILRGEIDYFNPSIGGTIVTLRIPKEVSQ; encoded by the coding sequence TTGTTTGATTATAATACCTTAATCCAGAACAATTTTTATTTTTTTTACGGTCTGATTTACTTTTCCTCAGGGTTAGGGATTATGATTCAACATCGGAAAAAATATCCTTTCCGTTTTGCCAAGGATTTATGGTTAATGGGAATTTACGCTCTTATCCATGCTACTTCCGAATGGTCGTATACATTTATTCCTCTTCAAGCAAGCCATTTCAGTCCACAACTTCAGCAACTATTAGAGTTGGTTCCTCTTTTGCTTGAATCATCTTCGTTTATTTTTCTTTATATATTTAGCTTTCGTTTACTCTTTTCTAGGAGGTTCTTGCGTGCAATAGTTATTCCTATAGGGATATTTCTGTTTTGGTGTATGATAGTAGGAATATTATTGGCTCAAGGGGTTATTCCTGCGGAGGTGTTAAGCTATTCTCAGGAATCTTCTCATTATATGCTCTTATTTCCCGCGAGTATATTGACTTCGCTGGCCCTTTATCGCGAAGGCAAAGCGCAGGGTAAAAGATTGCCTCATAAAATCATCACGAGTCTTAATGAATTATCAGGAGTGTTTTTGTTTTTAGCCGTGCTTACTTTTGTAATGGTAGATCCGGGGCCATTCTTTCCGGCAAACCTCATCAATTCTGAGGTTTTTTACAATTCAACCCATATCCCTTTTGAGCTGAGCCAAGGACTGGTTGGGACGTCGATTATGATTGTGACGCTTAAACTATTGCGGCAATTCAATAGCACGACAGATCGAATACTCGCACAAGCTGAGGAAGATGCGATGCGTTTTTCAGAACGCGAACGAATTAGCCAGGATTTGCATGATGGTGTGATTCAGACCCTTTATGCAACGGGCATGATGCTTGAAGCAACGGTTCGTAAGCTGGATCAAGAATCGCCTATTCGTGAACAACTGAATTTCTGTATCAAAAGTTTAAATACTTCACTTCTTGATTTGCGGCATTATATTATGGGGCTAAAGAGTGAAGATATTTCCCGTATGCCCTTAAAAACCGTATTCGAAAATATATTTTCGGAAATTAAAGCGAAGAATAGAATTCAGGTCGAATTCAGTTTTGTGGGCGATATTTGTTTACAACTGACACCGAATCGGCAGAATCATCTTTACTATGTTTTAAAAGAACTCTTAAATAACATTGAAAAACATACTGATGCCAATAAAATTCATTTAAAACTAGAGGAAGAAGAAACGGACTTGGTGCTAAGTCTTTGGGACAATGGCCAAAGCAACGAAAATCCACTCCAAAAATTTTGGGTTAAACAAGAAGGACAATGTTGTTGTCAAGGTTCCGGAATGGGTTTGCGTAACATTCGGGAAAGGGTTACTATCTTAAGGGGAGAAATCGATTATTTTAATCCGTCAATTGGAGGAACCATCGTGACATTGCGTATACCGAAGGAGGTATCTCAATAA
- a CDS encoding exodeoxyribonuclease III translates to MKLISWNVNGIRACVNKGFLDFFNKENADIFSIQETKVQEEQIPFQLEGYYQYWNFAQKKGYSGTAIFSKKEPLNIRYGIGIEEHDQEGRVITLEFEKFYMVTVYTPNSQRELARLEYRMKWEDDFLHYLRDLEQLKPVIFCGDLNVAHKEIDLKNPKANKNNAGFSAEERGKLTRVMDQGFTDTFRYFYPEQTEAYTWWSYMFNARANNAGWRIDYFCVSAELKDQLKDAVIYNDVLGSDHCPIGLEILI, encoded by the coding sequence ATGAAATTAATATCTTGGAATGTTAACGGCATTCGTGCTTGTGTAAATAAGGGCTTTTTAGATTTTTTTAATAAAGAAAACGCGGATATTTTTTCTATTCAAGAAACTAAAGTGCAGGAGGAGCAGATTCCCTTTCAACTCGAGGGTTATTATCAGTACTGGAATTTTGCCCAGAAGAAAGGGTATTCTGGGACAGCCATATTCTCGAAAAAAGAACCCCTAAATATCCGCTATGGAATAGGAATAGAGGAGCATGATCAAGAAGGAAGAGTAATCACTCTGGAATTTGAGAAGTTCTATATGGTTACAGTTTATACTCCCAATTCTCAGAGAGAACTTGCTCGGCTGGAATATCGGATGAAATGGGAAGATGATTTCTTACACTATCTAAGGGATCTGGAGCAATTAAAGCCGGTTATTTTTTGCGGAGATTTAAATGTTGCCCATAAGGAAATAGACCTGAAAAATCCTAAGGCGAATAAGAACAACGCAGGGTTTTCGGCTGAAGAAAGAGGGAAATTGACTCGGGTAATGGACCAGGGGTTTACCGACACCTTTCGTTATTTTTATCCTGAGCAGACTGAAGCGTATACCTGGTGGTCCTATATGTTTAATGCTCGGGCAAATAACGCGGGATGGCGAATTGATTACTTCTGTGTATCTGCAGAGTTAAAAGATCAGCTAAAGGATGCAGTTATATATAATGATGTTTTAGGTTCGGATCATTGCCCGATTGGTTTAGAAATTTTGATTTAG